Part of the Papio anubis isolate 15944 unplaced genomic scaffold, Panubis1.0 scaffold1919, whole genome shotgun sequence genome is shown below.
AATAATGAATTAAGAGTCACGAGTATATAATATAAAGCATGGTGAAGGtatctatgtatattttatgagccatccaaagtaaaaaataaattagagtcAACTCACAAGTGCaggaatgttatttttattttctgttttattcaggAAATCTaaatctttaaagttttttttttttttttttttttttttaatttcgaGGTCAACTCCAACAGAATCGATCTGTTCCTCAGCAGACCCAGGCTAGGGTACAGGTGTTGAACAGATATGGGGATCTGCTAGTCGCGATTCAGTAGATAGTTTCTTGTTAGTtggtaattaaaacattttatagttataaAGGTTTTAATGTACTTTTTGAGCTTTGTTACAATATATTCCTTCAGGAATCTGTGAGAACTCTctactttgttttttcctgtctATTTAGTGTTATGTTAGGAGTTTTAATTCCTTCTACcctgatatttatttaaaaattccctATGTATTAGTAGATATATATTTGGTGCGTTTTAAAATGCTTgatacattaacattttaaaatatcaaaaacattttagagtatgcattttttaaaatgtaaaaagtaactATAAAAATTGAggtacataaatttaaaaaaatcatccttACAACTCTTAGTACCaatgatttctctgtagcattGTGAAGTTGATTAACCCGGATGTCTGACAATGATCAATAGCGTTAATGTGCCAGGTTTATAACTAGGCTTATGCGTGTCATCTTATTGGATGATTTATTAACCACACGAAACAGCCAGTGTTACGAAAAGGGACGTTTGGGGTTTAAAGCCTTGCCTGGGTCCCGCTGGGGGTGAGGTGGGTCTGGGCCTACCCAGGACTGCTGATAACAGAACACAGCAGACTTGGTGATTTTTAGTCAAGAACTCACGGAATTTCAATGCATCTCCCCAAaccattccttcttttctctctcccagaGCGAAATAGAATTGTTAGGTCCATGTGTTGTGTCTTGTGAAGGTTTATTGATTGCAAGTCCCCAGACTTTGCACAACAGGCAGATGGGAGTTCCTGTGTGGAGATGCCCTGAGCTACGTTGAAAACACTTGATCCTTTGTGTCCGGGCTTTTCCCCTCAGCACTATGGATACTCTGGCCCAGAGGAGCCTTTGTGGGAGGACGTCCTCAGTGCCTGTGATGCTGAGCAtcacccctgcctcccaccctctgGTGTGGCCCCCCGGAGCCCTTGTGGGGAGcctttgttttttcctgtctttgtttttttctcccggGAGGAGGCTATCCTTGGTCCCTGCAGTGCTGAGTGtcacccctgcctcccaccctctgGTGTGGCCCCCCGGAGCCTCTGTGGGGAGGCTTTGTGAGGAGGAGGCTGTCCTCAGTGCCTGCAGTGCTGAGTGTCACCCCTGCCTCCCATCCTCTGGTGTGTTCCCCGGAGCCCTTGTGGGGAGGCTTTGTGAGGAGGAGGCTATCCTTGGTCCCTACAGTGTTGAGTGTCACCCCTGCCTCCCGCCCTCTGGTGTGGCCCCCCGGAGCCCTTGTGGGGAGCCTTTGTGAGGAGGAGACTGTTCTCGGTGCCTGCAGTGCTGAGTCTCACCCCTGCCTCCCATCCTCTAGTGTGGTCTCCCGGAGCCTCTGTAGGGAGCCTTTGTGAGGAGGAGGCTGTCCTCAGTGCCTGTGGTGCTGAGTGTCACCCCTGCCTCCCATCCTCTGGTGTGGCCCCCCGGAGCCCTTGTGGGGGGACTTTGTGAGGAGGAGACTGTTCTCGGTGCCTGCGGTGCTGAGTGTcagacctctgcctcccacgatGCCATCAGCATCCCTCCCCCCAGCAGAATCGCCCCTACTTGAGAACTGCTGCTTTAGGTGGTGGCGTGAGATGTGCaggtttgcatttctttattaggagttttaaatttctgaaagtcTAGTTGTGGTGACTGTGAAACGTACCTGAATGCGGACCTTCGAGTAGACAAGCTTCCGGAACTGTCATGGCACACGCATTTCAAGCTGCCCAGGTGTAAATCTGCATACAACTTTATTTCTCAGAGATCTTGGCCTTTTTGAGGCACGGATCGTGCCATCTTTGCATAGCTGCTTATGCCCCTAAGTGCTTCTGTGTGCTGGAGGCTGCTGTCCTGTCCCTGCTTCCTGGGATGCAGGCTGTGGAATTTCTGCTGTGTTCCATGAAGGGTTAAAGTGTTCCAGGGAGGGAGGGCAATTCTGAGATTTCCCTTTTTAAAGACACTTTTAGTCAGGGAAGTGCTTTCCAACCAAGCCCGTCTGTTCTCTCCTGGGATGGACAGGGCAGCTACCGTCCGTGTTCCTGAGCCTCGAAAGCCGTTACGAAGTTCCAGCCTGGCCTTTACTTTCCCAAGCCTATTTCAGCTGATTTCAGCCGATCTCAGCCTTCCCTTGTAGATCTTTCTATTCATTTAGTTGGCATCCTTGCTTTCTTGTACCATCTCCCAGTTTTCCACAGTTTATTTACACTGGACATAGAATTACAACAGAAACTCACCCACGCTGGGGTAGGGCTGCCTTAGGGGTCTCCCCCTCTGCAGACCATGCTGCCCACTGGAGAGTGGTATCACTGGGTCACGGTCACCATCTGCCCCAGCAGGGTCCAGAGTGTTTAGAGTCTTTCCTGGACGTAGACACCCTTTTGTCTGACGTTCAGATAAAACCAATCACCATATTCAGTTAATCAAAGAGGTCAGAGCTGGGAACGGTTAGTGCACATCCACCTCTCCCGAGAGTGTTCACGCCTCTTCCACGCGGGGCTAGGCTGCTGCTGAGCGTGGTTCTGCTGGCTGTGGGTGTGGCCTCTTTCCTCAACCACAGCCATCGCAGACCTGCCACAGTTTTGATTCTTCTAGAAGAGAAGAGGCAACACAAGAGAAACAAGGTATGTTAGATttgaaacctttaaaaattatttcctcaaacatTGTGTATATTTTTTGCCCATACCTAATTTGatagcaatttaaaaaagattaaaatgaaaaaaaaattcccctatATTAAGTCTTTGAAAGGCATCCAACTTAGTTTTCATACAATTATTCTCTCTTTGGAGTCATACTTTATTGGTTTCAGTAATGTGTAACAAGTACACCGGCATAAACAGATTTAGGAGCAAACAGCTGCTTCATGATTATAGTTCAGCTCGCGGGGCCCAGCTGTGGGGGTGCAGCCTGCACCTGCCTGTGCGCCAATAGGGCTGGTCACCTTGAGCATCTGGGAGTGTCTGGGTAAGTGAGGTCTGGGCAAGGCAGCATCCACACACCTGCGTAGTTCTCACTTTGTCCACGTTATCCAACAATGCCACAAAATTATCAAGTAAGTGTTCTCCAAGCGCATATTCAGTTAGTGTTTGGAAAGTGCATAGGTACCTCATACAGCACCTTCAGGAGGAGCTAGGAGCCCAGGAATGAGAGCAGGTGTGAGGCCTGTACTCTCTTTGCATAGATAAAATATGCACGTGCATATCTGAGGCCAGAAAGTTAGATTGGGGCCAGAATGTGGAAGTCCTTACCTGTGGGATACTAGGGAACCACTGAGGGTTTCGGAGAGAATCGTGTCTCTGATGTGCGGCATGCCGTGGAGCCGGGGGGGACAGGGCAGGCTCATGCAGGGCACTCGCCGTGGCcggaggaggagagaaggcagcCAGTGAGCTGAGCGATTCGGTGCCTGGGtcaggaggggaagagggagtgcAGGAAGGCGGATGAAGCTGCGAGTCTGCACCCCGAGGTCGGCGTTGCGCTTTGCCGGAAATCAGGAGAAGCAAGTGTGGACCTGACTCAGAGATACTTAGAGACACCACTGCAAGCTGCGAGTTTGGAAATACAGGAGGAGGCTTGGGGAAAATCTGGAGCAGGGTGCATTTGGGAGCCTCTTAGGTAGAAGTGCAGGTCAAGTAGCCAGAGTGTGAGGCGTGCATGTCTGGAGAGAGGACGCCAAAGGAAAGCCCACATTTGGAAATGGAGGAAGGGTTGGAAGACCCAGAAAAGGCCCTGCTTAGAGTCCAGAGAAGAGCTGGATGGCGCAGTTCACTAAAGCCCAGAGCTGAGAGTTTCCAGGAGAAAGTCCCAAGTGTTGCTGAAAACCAGGGGGCAGGACTCCAGTTGGAGCCTGCGAGGGGAGCCTGGCGGCCCTGATCCCTGAGAGCAGCCAGAGCCTGGGCGTCATGGCGGAAGTGGGTGGGAAGTGCAGGAAGCAGGTGGAGATGGTCCTTCAAGGCCTGGGGCTTCACACAGGTAGCCAGCTGTGGACCGAGACACAACTGGAGAGGGGCCTGAACCCAGAGCATCTCCAGGTGGAGGAGGGAGCCAGGAAGGGCAAAGGTACCCGGAAGAAAGGGGGCAGGCATGGAGCCAGGTCCACAGGGAGGCTGCAGTCTTCTTTCTCTGTTCATGGACTGGTTGTTGGTTATTTTGAGTCCTCAAAGTCGTCCACTCGGTGCGGTCCAGAGAAAGTTCCCAGGGGTCTCAAGGCCGGAGCAGGCCTTGTGCTTTTCTGAACACTGTGCGTGTTGACTCAGGGTTACCGTCAATGGCTAATTCTAGCGTGTCTTTTGTTGAAGTCTGCAGAAGAGCCTCAACCAGCACCAGCTTTTGAAGAACTTAGAAAACTTGTGTTCTTCTGATTCTGGGATTTTTGCCTGAAATGCCTCGTATATTTTTGGCTAGGTGTTGTTAGCACTTGTGTTACAGCATTTGGAGCTCTGTATTTTTGTGATGTGCTAGCTGTGAGGATGTTTAAAATTAGATTCCTAGAAATCAGGTTATAGGAGCTCTCGGCCACGCTTCATGGGTTATGTTTTGACCCCTCATAGTGGATCCCGTTGCGGTGGCTATTCTTAGTATTTGTGGAACACCTGACTCGTGATGCTAGGAGaatgtgatttgttttctttgtaagtCTAAAGTCTAATGACCTTGTAGAGTCTTTATACCCATCTCTTATAAATCAGCTTTAATATACTTGAAAATGTCCTCATTGTGCCCTTGAAAAGCAGgtgcacattttaaaagtcatccttttaaaatccttttctgCAGCCTGTGccctttgtctgttttgtttccttcACTGCAACATCATGAAACAGGGACAAGGGCTAGAATCTGTTTCATACACAGAGCTTGAAACAGGGACAAGGACTAGAATCTCTGTTTCATACACAGAGCTGAACTGTGCTGAGCGACCTGCTATGCTGACGTCTGTTTCTGTCGTGAGAGGGAACCCAGGCctcttgacttttccttttgtacattttcaaaaagaatattttttcctctcttgggTCCATTCCATTGTGGGATTCTCTCCTAAGGCTGTTTCTTTGCGTTCCATTTTGACAAGTATGATTTAGTTTCCGAGATGATGAAAGGGCAGTGAAAAGGCCtgggaaagagaaagcaggaagagaaggaatTATCTCATGATTTTAGTCAGAAGGAAATCACTCAGACAGAAACGCTCTTACAAGTGGGTCAGATCCCAGGAAGTGGGATTGAATAAGTGACAGAGTATCGCACAACTCTATTTTACCTTCTTGCTGTTGCCAGGGGTAACGAAAAGAACGAGTATATTCATTCCGAGGTCAAATATATATCTTTACTGACTCTGACTATAATTAGCAGAATTCGTTCAATTCAAGTTTGAGAAAACCTTTACAGAAGAGGGTCTTCGTGCCCGTGTGTCctatttctatttatatgttCACACTTACTGGagtataaatgtatgtgtgctgtgtgtgagACCTCATTATTTGAAACAAGAAATGTGCAGTAGAGCTTATTAATTACGAGAAGGTACATTTGGGGGATAAACCACTTTGTTTAGAATTGAATAATGGGGTCTTTGAggggtgtatatatgtatgtgtgtttgcatttatgtgtgtgaaagtgtgtagtgcatgtatatgtgttgtgcatgtatgtgtgcctTTGTGTGTaatgtacatgtgcatgcatgtgtatatgtgtgcatgtgtatttgtgttgcatgtatgtgtgtgcatgtgttacATGTTTAGGCACGACTGCACATATGTGCAAGTAGGCATGCATGGATGCTCGCGATGtgtatagttatatatgtatatttgtgcatgTTATGTCTAcgtatttacatatgtatgtgtgtctgaacgtgtatgtatatgcatgtgtgtttgagtgctgtgtgtatgcttgtgtgtgtgtgtttgagtgttgtgtgtatgtgtatgcaagTGTTACGTGTTGGCATTATGTGattatgtgaatgtgtgtgcatgtgtgaatgtaTGTATTGTGTGTAGGTagtgtgtgtccatgtgtatgtgtgtgtgtgatatgtgtctgtgcatgcatgcatgtgcacatttGATTTGTGAATCCTCTCTGGGAAGGGCATGTTTCTGGAGACAGTGCATGGGATCCTCCGCTGTCCTCTCAGGGAGAGAGACATTGTGAAGGTTCGAGTCATTAGGTAAACATGCCTGAtgttctataaaatatatatttaaatataccaCTGGggttaaatatatgttaaatgggTGCAAAGCTGTTATATTGCATTAAAAGTCATGTTAGTACTTCCTGGTTAAAGGGTTTGTGAATGATTTCCTGTACATGGGACATAACACACCACACAAAATTACAGCGGGTCAATGGTATTTGCCAGGAGGTCTGGCTTACGATTGGTATTTCTAGTTGCAGACATGCAGGTTGAGCTTTGCTGGACTTAGAGGAGGGTCATTGACTCTGCCCACTGAATGATACCAGCGTGTCTGCTGCTTCCTTGTTCTGCCGGCTTCATCCAGAGCTGGGAGAGCTGCTCTCAGACGCATTGTACTTTTCTCTCCATAAAAATCTGCAGCATTTGTTAGCAGTCCAGTAGCAGACCAAGTGGTAGGTCCAGGGGCA
Proteins encoded:
- the PRR26 gene encoding proline-rich protein 26 — translated: MSLPCPPRLHGMPHIRDTILSETLSGSLVSHRRIKTVAGLRWLWLRKEATPTASRTTLSSSLAPRGRGVNTLGRGGCALTVPSSDLFD